A region of the Etheostoma spectabile isolate EspeVRDwgs_2016 unplaced genomic scaffold, UIUC_Espe_1.0 scaffold00000880, whole genome shotgun sequence genome:
TGTTACCACTCTCTgttcttattttaaaatacactatgggcctttttcttttatctgatGAGAAAATGGGAGGAATACAGAGAGAATTtgcttttaacctttttttctccgttttttTGGTAATACTGCTTGTGTAACTATTGTGTTTAGTGGGTACTATTTTCACTTCATTACTGCGACTGTTATGAGTCTGGTGGCTGTGAAgaggcaaaagaaaaaaaaactgcagttgGGGCCACCAACTGTGATCAAACTGTAAATTAATCAGAAATATAtacaacacacttttttttttatgaaggaTTTTTTTGTCCTGTTGATACTCATCAGTCAACATATACcttgttttttgtgataaacCTTTGATTTGACAGCTTTATGGAAGAGTACATTAATATTCCTGTCTGTATTGCAGCCATGGGCCTTTCAAGCTAGAGAGTTCCTGCGGAAGAAGCTAATCGGCAAAGAAGTGTGCTTCACTGTGGAAATCAAGACCGCTTTGGGCAGGGAGTACGGCATGGTCTACCTGGGGAGAGGTAAGTGGACTGTCGCATCTAAAATAACAAACTGGTCTGAACAATGTCCACATAGGGAAGGATAACAAATTCCATACGTTTTCCTTTTCACCTTGatgtttttgtgagtttttttttttttttttttttaagaataaatCAAAATCATATGAGAACACTGATGCCATACTGAATTAACATACCTGTGATGTGAAAACAGTTAGTTATGCACACTTatcacacgttgcccacatggctacctgtcttaaaggggaagggtcatccggtaataatcatgtaaaggacaACGTGAAAGTTAACTTTTCTACAGaatcaagcagcaaaaaggaggagcgtcaacatcgcaacgtcctgcgatgtgactatcgcgcatgcgcacatcgcaatgtggatgataaaaaaaaaatatcgttcagccctagttATGACTGTGCTATCACAATATTGCCTGTATATTTGTGCTAAAATAGACTTAAAATTTCTTAAGTACCTGTTTTTCAAATAGTTTGATGGTGGTACAGTACTGTAGTATCTTTCAGTGAAGTTGTACCTGCTGCTAGCTTATCAGCTGCAAGTACGATTCAACAGAATAGTTTGTAATCAACATTAAATCAGCACCCCTGCAAAAGCACATTTCTACATGTAGCTAGACGGCCCTCTTCTCCTAAATGCCAGCACTCGTGATGGCCTCTGTCCAATCAAAATACCTGACCAGAACTAACttctgtataataataataataataataaaaaaagaagaaattctGTAACCCTGACTCTTTTAGttgttttctctgtcttctcATTATAGACACAACAGGTGAGAACATCGCTGACTCCTTGGTGAACGAGGGCCTTGCCACAGTCCGCAGGGAAGGAATCAGGGGCAACAAGTAAGATTTTTGAATCTCTGCtccttttaatttttgttaCCATGAATGGCATTACACTTATAGTGCAGTACAGTTCCACCTGCTTAATATTGTCTTGTCAGGTGTAAAACACTCACTATTAGAACATTCAGCAACACGTTAGCATGAAACTGAAACTCATGCAGAAGAATGTTAGGTTTTTATTCTGTCTGCTTCTCAGCTTTTTGGTAAGATTAGTTGAAAAAGGATAATACATTTAGAGGAAATTATGTGTATTGATAAGATTGGAATTCAATATCCCACACAGTATGTGACTGTACCATATGTCATAGTTTATCTTTGGGATATCTAATTGTTGCATATCAGATTCTGTggtgtgtattatgttgttatgGTGCCATAATCGCTACATTGGCCTGGCTGATCTATAACATTATACAAGAGACCAATCATAAATCTTTCCCTCTAAAAACCTTTGCTTAATCAATGTGGTTTATGTGCTTCTGGTCATCAAAACTGGTTTTAGTTTGCAACTTTACACTGAGTAAGGATGAATAATTGTTGACAAGATTTGATAATTTTCTGTAGCAGCACAACACTGGTAAATCTGTGGGGACATATGCATAAGTCCTCAACTAATAGACTGTAGAGAATTGAGATGGAGTCATGGTGTCCCAGATGTGGCAGTATTACCCTGCTGCTACAATTATGTACCCTCTGAAACTCTTTTCTGCCACATTGCCCTTACACAGTAATCTCCTGAACACACTTTCACACCCAGCGCTATATGACAAAGTACTGCACATCCCCCCAGTGGCAGTATttgcacattacacacattacaagcaATTTCACTCATGCTGCTACATGTGCATCTTCCAACATGAACGAAGATGATGGGAAATCTGTTGCTAATGACCCATTTCAAGCATTCTGCGCAATGGCCCACAACAACCACTAATGTAAATGATGCTTTAAGTGTGAGCAGGGATCATTTGGCCAAAAGGGAACCCCATTACTCAGTGAGGACTTAAGGCCTTAGTTTTTCCCTCAGTGTGTTAGCCTCCAATATCATTACCCTTCATGATTGGCTATGTTGATCACACTAACTATGATGTGATCAGAATTATGGGGGACGATTATAACGATGATGGCTTTCGGACACTGCAGTTAAACGGTTCAACGCTGACTGCGGCTTGGGAAAACAGTCCCCACATTCACAGATTTATGGAAATGGGCGAATGCTCAGCAGTGCACAGAGCAGGCTGGAGCACAGTTGTTCAGGCTTGATTGTTTATTAAGCAAGAATgaactcactctctcactcactgactcacTAGATGTTGAATGTTCATTTCTGTCCACTTTTGACATGAATAAAATAGGAATCAATTGTGTATTTAAACACTTGGGATTGATTCCAGTAACTTCTCTCAGCACAGATTACTTTTTAGATTAACTAGAATTATCTTTGAAACCAGCAAACATCTTTACCGTAGACGAATACTTGTCATTGTCCCATTGATTAAAATTCCCACAACATCAGCTCAGTCATGTTCTTTCACTGCGAGATAAGCTTTTTTTGCTGTCCGTTTGTTTATGTTCCTTCCGTATGTTCCCTCAATGTTGTAATAATACCTCACAGCACTGTTGGTAGGAATGGCATATCCCATAATGGCTTTTATAGATTCCATTTAAATTATCCCAGAAAGGCTTTGGTTTAGTGCACTCATAAAAACAGAGTAGTGTCTTTCCACCAGATCATTACAGTGCCTTCAGCATGtgtttagagtttttttttttttttatcttgggtGGTtatgaagagaagaaaaaaaaattaaatccttCCAGCAGGAACTTTCTCCAACGCATCCTTCCCTTGTTATTACACTGACTGTATGGTTTGTTTTTGCCCTACAAAGTCATAATCTGACAAATACATACTTTATTACTTGCAATCTTAAATCTGTTGATTTGTGCAACAGAAATATTCTAGTCTAGTCTCAAACTTTTAAAGTTTTACCATTAATGAAATTATGTGATGTTCAGCTTTGTGCTTTAGCTTTGGGCTACATATTGCTGCTGCGTCGGTGTCAGGCAAATTTATCTTCATTTACTAATCACACAGATGAGTTTTTTGGGTTGCTCTTGGGAGGTTTCATCATTTGAGCTTCACTTTAACTTGATCAGTCATAAGAAATGCTGTCCTTGGTGCTGAGCCATACGGTGATTGGCACAGACACATAATCACAATCTA
Encoded here:
- the LOC116674614 gene encoding staphylococcal nuclease domain-containing protein 1-like — encoded protein: MARRAAQGQPDTKDTPDEPWAFQAREFLRKKLIGKEVCFTVEIKTALGREYGMVYLGRDTTGENIADSLVNEGLATVRREGIRGNK